The window GAAACAGCGCGGCGATCAGGGCGTACCCGGGGACGAAGAGCACGAACGGCAGACCGAGGACGACCCGCAGCGGCGTCTCGTTCAGCACCGGCGTGAGGGTGACAAGTAACTGGAGTCCCACGAGGGTGAGCACCGCGGCGAGGTCGGCCGGAAGGGTGCGAACCGACTCGGGAAGGTAGAGCTTCCAGTCTGCGCGCTCGGGCATCTATCCGAATGTCGGTGTCAGTACACAAAAATCAGTTGTTCGAACGGAACCGGTCGCGGGACGGGCGCGCCGAAGAGCCGTAGCGAGCCGAATGGATCGGGATCATCGCGCCTCGGTCGCATCCAGAAGCGACCGTGCACTCTCCAACAGCGCTTCGGCGTCGTCGTCACTCACCGCCAGCCCGCTGTAGGCCGCCTTCTCGTAGCCCGTCGTCAGCGATTCGAGCGACGCCGCCCCGTCGATCCCGCGGTCGACGCACTGACGGTAGAACTCCCAGTGGGTGGCGCTCGGATCGACGTCCATCCGCGCCGCGAGCGCCTCGCGGACGCCGCCGTACGCCGTCACGACGGCGTCGTTCGGCCGTCCGGAGGAGAGCGCCGTCGCGGCCGACTGGAGCGCCGACTCCGACACGTCGGGATCGGTCGCTGTCGGGGGTTCGGGATCGCTCCCGGCCTCACTGGGCGAAGCGGCATCTGCCGCGGTGTCGTCGTCGCCGGCGGCCGCCCCGTTTCGCCGGAGGAGCACGACGGTGACGATTCCGACGACGGCCACCCCTGCGATCACCCAGAGGAGCTCCGAGCGGTTGAGCGGGAAGGACTCGCCCGAAGCGACCCCGCTCTGGTCGCCGTCCTCGCCGTCGATCTCCTGCCCGACCGCGTCGGCCGGCGTCACGGCGGCGGTCGCCTCCGCGGATTCGAGGTTCGTCCCGCTGCCGTCGAAGGCGACGGAGACCGTCGCGTTCTCGACGTCCGCGTCCACCGGCGGGTCGATCGCCGCCCGATAGGTTCCCGACGCACCGGTCGTCGTTTCGAGCGACTGGCCGCCGAGTTCGACCGAGACCGGCTGATCCTCGACGGCCTCGTCCTCGGCCGTCAGGAGCCGCCCCTCGACGACGACCGTTCCCTCGGCGTTCGCGCTGGCGCCCGCCGAGAGATCCGTCGCCTCCGATTCGATCGGCAGCGACTCGGTCGCCGGTTCGACTCGCACGGCGCGGTCGTCGCGATCGGACGCGACGCGGAGTGTTGCGTCTCCTGTCGGTACGTTCGCGGGAACCACCCCGGTGAGCGTCGCGCGGCCGCTCGCGTTCGTCGGTGTCGTCGTCAGCGACGCCCCCTCCAGCGAGAGCGAGAGCGGGTAGTCCGCGACCGGGGTGTCGTCCGCGCGGACGGACGCGTCGACGGCGATCCGGTCTGCGTACCCGTAGGACGCCTCCGCGGGTCTGGCGGTGCGCACCGTCGCGGTCACCTGAGTCACGTCGACGGCCAGCGTCTCGTTGCTCGATCGGTACACCGAGGCGTCGGCTGGCCGGTACTCGACACCGAGTTCGGAGGTGTTCGCGTCGATCACCGTCGGTCGGTAGGCGAGTTCGAACGTTCCGTCGTCGTCGACGGTCGTTCGAACCGTCCGCCCGCCCACGGCGAAGCGCGCCGTCTCGGTCTCGACGGGCGTTCCGTTGGCGGTTTCGAGCGCGCCCGAGACCACGAGCGGATCCGAGAAGGAGATATCGCGATCGTAGGAGCGAACGACGAGGCGCGTCTCGACCAACTCCCGAGCGACGATCTCCTCGCTCTGGTCCGTGATCTCCGATTGGACCGCCGTGATACGTTCCCTGCTCTCGGAGAGGTCGTCGCCGGTCGCGTTCGCGATCCCGCCGTAGGCGTCGATCAACCGATCCGATTGGGATCCGCCCTCGTC is drawn from Halobellus limi and contains these coding sequences:
- a CDS encoding DUF4129 domain-containing protein, which codes for MRGTRGVSIRLLLTLLVAVSVVAPTSAAAAVVVAGAPADQPPADTSSASSLGDTTRSSPVRSLGGTALQYQAENGTSGNTTDGNDSDVLHRNPEEVESENRLDRLVSYLSGDLNGRIGESSLRLSQGEYDAARSVLGDDYSDSLGKYVDVDGETDGDGASEEYRTVQETQREYADTVGEFRETQREYEEARQAGDGERARELARELNRLADEGGSQSDRLIDAYGGIANATGDDLSESRERITAVQSEITDQSEEIVARELVETRLVVRSYDRDISFSDPLVVSGALETANGTPVETETARFAVGGRTVRTTVDDDGTFELAYRPTVIDANTSELGVEYRPADASVYRSSNETLAVDVTQVTATVRTARPAEASYGYADRIAVDASVRADDTPVADYPLSLSLEGASLTTTPTNASGRATLTGVVPANVPTGDATLRVASDRDDRAVRVEPATESLPIESEATDLSAGASANAEGTVVVEGRLLTAEDEAVEDQPVSVELGGQSLETTTGASGTYRAAIDPPVDADVENATVSVAFDGSGTNLESAEATAAVTPADAVGQEIDGEDGDQSGVASGESFPLNRSELLWVIAGVAVVGIVTVVLLRRNGAAAGDDDTAADAASPSEAGSDPEPPTATDPDVSESALQSAATALSSGRPNDAVVTAYGGVREALAARMDVDPSATHWEFYRQCVDRGIDGAASLESLTTGYEKAAYSGLAVSDDDAEALLESARSLLDATEAR